Proteins encoded together in one Cicer arietinum cultivar CDC Frontier isolate Library 1 chromosome 4, Cicar.CDCFrontier_v2.0, whole genome shotgun sequence window:
- the LOC105851852 gene encoding large ribosomal subunit protein uL10z-like, whose product KNLFFSHIKTLIFDRSTFAPRNTNRSISPIFLHPIISLFFIRKINKGTVEIITPVELIKKGDKVGSSEAALLAKLGIRPFSYGLVVLSVYDNGSVFTPEVLNVTEDALIEKFTIGVSVVTSLSLAISYLTLAAAPHMFVNAYKNVFAVAVATEYSFPEDDKVKEFLKDPSKFAVAVVASPAADSGTAPSAAAKEEEKKDELMV is encoded by the coding sequence aaaaacctttttttttcacACATCAAAACCTTAATTTTTGACCGGTCAACTTTTGCCCCCAGAAACACAAACCGCTCCATCTCTCCAATTTTTCTCCATCCAATTATTTCTTTGTTCTTCATCCGCAAGATTAACAAGGGTACTGTTGAAATCATTACCCCTGTTGAACTCATCAAGAAGGGAGACAAGGTTGGTTCATCAGAAGCTGCATTGCTTGCCAAGCTAGGCATAAGGCCCTTTTCATATGGTCTTGTGGTGCTTTCCGTTTATGATAATGGTTCAGTATTTACCCCTGAGGTTCTTAATGTCACTGAGGATGCTCTCATTGAGAAGTTTACTATTGGTGTCTCAGTGGTGACTTCACTTTCGTTGGCCATCTCATACCTAACACTTGCTGCTGCTCCTCACATGTTTGTGAATGCCTACAAGAATGTTTTTGCTGTCGCAGTTGCAACAGAATATTCTTTCCCTGAGGATGACAAGGTCAAGGAGTTCCTAAAGGACCCAAGCAAGTTTGCTGTAGCTGTAGTTGCTTCCCCAGCTGCTGATTCTGGTACTGCCCCTTCTGCTGCTGCCAAGGAGGAGGAGAAGAAGGATGAATTGATGGTATAG